The following coding sequences lie in one Capsicum annuum cultivar UCD-10X-F1 chromosome 5, UCD10Xv1.1, whole genome shotgun sequence genomic window:
- the LOC107869987 gene encoding probable sodium/metabolite cotransporter BASS3, chloroplastic isoform X2 codes for MSTIPCLSVKYPKPFVSFPNSLLFHSKKSFFIRYQAVKNSKRFNGGASNSVACSISSPLIRRVVGLQRREGNLSLLLSFGANSRNIYAAEEDEEKVDYSQALSALLPFVVALTAVAALSHPSTFTWVSKELYAPALGGIMLSIGIRLSIDDFALAIKRPLPFSIGFIAQYVVKPALGLLVAQAFGMPSTFYAGFVLMSCVAGAQLSSYASFLSKSNVAFSILLTSSSTIASVVVTPALTGLLIGSVVPVDAVAMSKSILQVVLLPITLGLALNTYAKPVVSVIQPVMPFVAMICTSLCIGSPLAINRTQILSAEGAKLIAPVLTFHAMAFAVGYWLSKLPIFRFEEEVCKTISLCTGMQSSTLAGLLATQFLGSSQAVPPACSVVAMAIMGLCLASWWGSGYRIRDIPSILFLPTASTIKPSQ; via the exons ATGTCAACAATTCCATGTTTATCCGTTAAATACCCGAAGCCATTTGTTTCTTTCCCCAATTCATTATTATTCCATAGCAAGAAGAGCTTTTTTATAAGGTATCAAGCTGTAAAAAATTCAAAACGGTTTAATGGGGGAGCTTCAAACTCTGTTGCATGTTCGATTTCGTCGCCGTTAATTAGGAGAGTAGTGGGTTTGCAGAGACGGGAAGGCAACTTATCGTTGTTACTGTCGTTTGGTGCAAATTCGAGGAACATTTATGCagctgaagaagatgaagaaaaggtGGATTATTCACAAGCACTCTCTGCATTGCTTCCTTTTGTTGTGGCTCTTACTGCTGTTGCTGCTCTCTCTCACCCTTCCACTTTCACATG GGTGTCTAAAGAATTGTACGCTCCAGCACTTGGAGGAATCATGTTGTCGATTGGAATTAGACTTTCTATTGATGACTTTGCCCTTGCAATTAAAAG ACCTTTGCCCTTCTCTATTGGATTCATTGCTCAGTATGTCGTGAAGCCAGCTCTTGGCTTGCTGGTAGCACAGGCATTTGGGATGCCTTCGACGTTCTACGCTGGTTTTGTCCTCATGTCTTGTGTTGCAGGGGCTCAATTATCAAGTTATGCTAGCTTCTTGAGCAAAAGCAACGTGGCATTCAGTATTCTCTTAACCAGTTCAAGCACCATCGCTTCAGTTGTTGTTACTCCAGCTTTAACCGGTCTTCTTATTGGTTCAGTCGTTCCAGTTGATGCAGTTGCAATGTCAAAGTCAATCTTGCAG GTCGTTCTTCTCCCCATAACTCTTGGCTTAGCGCTGAACACCTATGCAAAACCAGTAGTGTCTGTTATTCAACCTGTGATGCCATTTGTTGCCATGATTTGTACTTCATTGTGTATTGGCAGCCCTCTTGCAATCAATCGAACTCAGATTCTTTCTGCTGAGGGTGCAAAATTGATTGCTCCCGTACTGACATTTCATGCAATGGCATTTGCAGTGGGTTATTGGCTCTCGAAACTTCCAATTTTCAG GTTTGAAGAAGAAGTCTGCAAGACAATTTCATTATGCACAGGAATGCAGAGTTCTACTCTGGCGGGTCTACTTGCAACTCAATTCCTCGGAAGCAGTCAAGCGGTACCCCCTGCATGTTCTGTAGTTGCAATGGCTATCATGGGCCTTTGTCTTGCCTCTTGGTGGGGCAGTGGATACCGGATCAGGGACATTCCATCCATTCTGTTTCTACCAACTGCTTCGACTATCAAGCCTTCACAGTAA
- the LOC107869987 gene encoding probable sodium/metabolite cotransporter BASS3, chloroplastic isoform X1, protein MSTIPCLSVKYPKPFVSFPNSLLFHSKKSFFIRYQAVKNSKRFNGGASNSVACSISSPLIRRVVGLQRREGNLSLLLSFGANSRNIYAAEEDEEKVDYSQALSALLPFVVALTAVAALSHPSTFTWVSKELYAPALGGIMLSIGIRLSIDDFALAIKSCRPLPFSIGFIAQYVVKPALGLLVAQAFGMPSTFYAGFVLMSCVAGAQLSSYASFLSKSNVAFSILLTSSSTIASVVVTPALTGLLIGSVVPVDAVAMSKSILQVVLLPITLGLALNTYAKPVVSVIQPVMPFVAMICTSLCIGSPLAINRTQILSAEGAKLIAPVLTFHAMAFAVGYWLSKLPIFRFEEEVCKTISLCTGMQSSTLAGLLATQFLGSSQAVPPACSVVAMAIMGLCLASWWGSGYRIRDIPSILFLPTASTIKPSQ, encoded by the exons ATGTCAACAATTCCATGTTTATCCGTTAAATACCCGAAGCCATTTGTTTCTTTCCCCAATTCATTATTATTCCATAGCAAGAAGAGCTTTTTTATAAGGTATCAAGCTGTAAAAAATTCAAAACGGTTTAATGGGGGAGCTTCAAACTCTGTTGCATGTTCGATTTCGTCGCCGTTAATTAGGAGAGTAGTGGGTTTGCAGAGACGGGAAGGCAACTTATCGTTGTTACTGTCGTTTGGTGCAAATTCGAGGAACATTTATGCagctgaagaagatgaagaaaaggtGGATTATTCACAAGCACTCTCTGCATTGCTTCCTTTTGTTGTGGCTCTTACTGCTGTTGCTGCTCTCTCTCACCCTTCCACTTTCACATG GGTGTCTAAAGAATTGTACGCTCCAGCACTTGGAGGAATCATGTTGTCGATTGGAATTAGACTTTCTATTGATGACTTTGCCCTTGCAATTAAAAG TTGCAGACCTTTGCCCTTCTCTATTGGATTCATTGCTCAGTATGTCGTGAAGCCAGCTCTTGGCTTGCTGGTAGCACAGGCATTTGGGATGCCTTCGACGTTCTACGCTGGTTTTGTCCTCATGTCTTGTGTTGCAGGGGCTCAATTATCAAGTTATGCTAGCTTCTTGAGCAAAAGCAACGTGGCATTCAGTATTCTCTTAACCAGTTCAAGCACCATCGCTTCAGTTGTTGTTACTCCAGCTTTAACCGGTCTTCTTATTGGTTCAGTCGTTCCAGTTGATGCAGTTGCAATGTCAAAGTCAATCTTGCAG GTCGTTCTTCTCCCCATAACTCTTGGCTTAGCGCTGAACACCTATGCAAAACCAGTAGTGTCTGTTATTCAACCTGTGATGCCATTTGTTGCCATGATTTGTACTTCATTGTGTATTGGCAGCCCTCTTGCAATCAATCGAACTCAGATTCTTTCTGCTGAGGGTGCAAAATTGATTGCTCCCGTACTGACATTTCATGCAATGGCATTTGCAGTGGGTTATTGGCTCTCGAAACTTCCAATTTTCAG GTTTGAAGAAGAAGTCTGCAAGACAATTTCATTATGCACAGGAATGCAGAGTTCTACTCTGGCGGGTCTACTTGCAACTCAATTCCTCGGAAGCAGTCAAGCGGTACCCCCTGCATGTTCTGTAGTTGCAATGGCTATCATGGGCCTTTGTCTTGCCTCTTGGTGGGGCAGTGGATACCGGATCAGGGACATTCCATCCATTCTGTTTCTACCAACTGCTTCGACTATCAAGCCTTCACAGTAA